The DNA region GGTACAACTCCCTAACCAGGGATGCTCCAGCTTAGCATGATGGACATTCAATAGCATGCAGGCAAAGCTCATTTTGTGATGCAAAACCCCCCAAATTACCAGAcccttgctgctttctgccttgtTCAGGTCGTGGGTCCTCGGGTGGTCAGGAGGGAGCAGCTTCCCAAATCCCCAGCTAACCCTGGCTGGTGTCGGAGGGCAgtgatggagctgctgccctggcctcACCTGCCCCTGCGCTTCGCAGGGAGAGAGCACGGAAGGGAGgtgtttcttttccactttcccACCTCGAGAGACAAGCAAACCATTTAATGTAGCATCATATCCCATTACACACGCCCATATACAGTGCCTTTCTTCGCCTACAGCCTCTGCCTTATTAAGTTCACACTCCAGCGCGCAGCACTCTGTACCTTTAAAAACCATAAAAGTCATCAACACTGCTATAAAGTAGCAACTGTGCTATAAACTATCCCGTTACGTAAAACGTTTAATTAGAAACTTAATGGTGAACATAGTGGTAGCCTTTAAAAGGTAATTGTGTTGGAGAGTTTAAATAATTCGGATAGCCTAATTGCCAAATTGTTGATAATGCAAGCTGCCACAGATTTGACTGTAAAATGCCTCAGGACACTTGTTTGCATATAAAAGAGCTAACTGAAGTCAATTAAGGCTGTGGATTAAATTATGAATCAAAAGGGGTGTTTTTTCTGGTTAAAAGCAATACAAGGGTGGTTTGGCCACAGAAGAGTGGAAAGGAATATATTAACCTATCTGCATatggaaatgcaaaattaaaattatttttttattaggacCTGCACACCTTTTCCAAGGGCTAATCCATTTTACAGGAAGTTGGTAAAGCaaccaaaaatcaaaatattgcAGTAGCTCATTACAAAACCTGTGTTCCCAAATTTTACCACGGCAGCCTGTGGATGACTGGCTTTGCTCTGATTTTTCAGCAGAATACAGGGTTTGCAGTGACAGCAAAGCTGCATCTATTTATCTTACTTCAGAAATTCAATTTCCCTCCCTCAAGGAACATGCTTGCACAGATGCCATGTAAATTTTGGTGTTATCAGTTGATTTAAGAAAGACACGTAAGTCTGAAAAAATTGAACTCTTCCTCACTTTTTATGTTAAATTCTCAGGGCTTAAATGAGCCAGTGAGACCTGGGCTGGGGTGCCTGATTTTGACCCGAGGTGATGTGTGGTggagccaggagcaggcagagatcTCCTTGTAGTCAAAGGGACCTTCCTGGGGGAGGACCTGGTGTGCTGGGTTGAGCTCTGGGGAACACATTATGGCTATTTAATCcccaatattttccttttgtaccTCACATCTTCTGTGTAAGTGAGCTAACACTAAAGTGGCAGGAGCCCAGGGGCACTGAAAATCATGAGGGTGGGCAGAGGCTGTGCAAATACCATGGGGGCCATCCCTGCACGGTCCCTCAGCAAGGGCCTGTCTGGCTGTCAGGGTTTGCTGGATGATCTTCCATTcagtacagatttttttgttaatttgcaGGGATTTTTATGATATGGTATTATAAAAGTTCAATATTTGTTGGTAACATGACCCCTGGCTCTATATTATTTGCCACCAATACCCTCTGTCTCACTCTTTCTACCataatttattcttctgttattttttttccacctaaaaTTTATTCAAGCACAACAGGCAGACATGAGCCTTAAGAAAGCTAAGCAAGCCAGCGTGATGCTGTCCCTGGACACGTGTCTCAGCAGGAGCATCAGCTCCTTGAGCTTCCTCTATTGTGGATGGGGAAAGGTGACCAAGAGCAATGGCAGctcattttaaattttgaaatgttgGATCTATTGGTACTTCCCACAGTAAAATAATTGTATCTGGCCTGAACAATGTCCAGAGAGAACTACTCCTCCCCAAAAAAAGTACAGTCAGCTCTGGGGTGTTCTGTAAACAGGGGTTAGATAAATACAAATGGTATGTGTAGTATTCGTCATACTTATGGAACAAGTCACAGGACACTTAAAGACAAACAGATATAAAGGTTGTTTCTGATTCCAGTGTAAACACATACTCTTTTCTCCCTCACCCACATGCCCTGGTAACCAGTGAGGTGCTTGGCTAACAATGCTATTACTGATCCTAAGAAATCCTGTCAGGTCCACTGGTGACGGGACCGTCAGAACTGGTGCTGTCAGAGCCACTGAGGATCCTCCCCAGCAGGTTAGCCCATGTCCACAAAACATGAGCTCAGGCCATGCATGACTGTGTCTGGTTTTCCCTTGGCACTGATGGTGGTAGTCAGAGAGGAGGAATGAGGATAGCTGGGActggtatttatatttttctgaaaccCTAGAGCTAAATCTTCAGGGACAATCTGCTAAGAATACAAAGCAGCTACATGTGcctgtgtggtttgttttccaTACCTGAATGGCAGGCATAGGTCTTCAAGACTGGGGATGTGATGGTGGTGGAGGTAACACTTGCCTGAGCTTTGCTTTCACCTTGTGTTTCCTGTCTCCCGCTTCCCTAGGTGAGATCGACCTGCTGGTCCTCTCAAAAGTACAAGCCAGATATCCAGGGGTCCCCATCAACAATGACGTGATAGAGCCGAGTGCTGACCAAATCTGCAAGTACAAaggtatttttactttaaataaattgaatttaCATTCAGTATGctaaatgcattaaaaagagTTGAACACTGCATGACCCCacattcaaatgcttttttgtcAGAACTGGCtcttaaaagttaaaaaaactcactgttttatgctttttttgccATCACTGCTCTTCAACAATCTTCAGTCTCATTGCAAAGAACTCTGTGTGGCAAACACTTGGGCTGGACAGACTTTAAAAGCTAAGCAAGGTGGGAACTGATGAATGATTTTATGGGAATAGAGTAAAATCCCCACATTTCAGAAAGTTCTTCCTCCTTCAACTTGCACTGAATCAGGATCTTCCTCAACATCAAAGGGAAAATTCTCCCTCGTGGTAATTCTCGCATATCTTAAAAATCGTTTCCAAATAACAAATTGCTAAACCTCATGGTGTTGCACTAAATTAGTTACCATCCTTTGAATTAGAAaacatggaaaggaaaacaagatggaTAGAAAAGATGTCGTTAGAGCTTGTTTCCTTCCACCAGCCCAAAGGTCTGAGCACCACCGATGAAGGAAAGCCAAGCATTTTCCAGGGAGGATTGAATGTTAGGCAGGAGTGCTTCAGGCAAATTGCCCTACAAATCGAGCATTAAATATCAATCCACAGTTTGATTATCACTGGATTAACACCTACCAGGCTTTACCTTAGCAGGTCATTATGGTCTTGTAGGGAGATGACACCAGCTACAGCGCCGCAGGCGGTGAGCAGTACCTTGccagaaagcagctgctggatGGATGGACGTGGCAGTAATGAATGAACCTcctcagcagcctgtgctgctggaaatgCTCCCAACTAGTAAATACCAGGCTGTAAAACTACACTGTAAATTTCCAACTCTCGCTCTTGCTTAAGTCCTTAAAGAAGCATTCCCAGTATGGAACAACTGGTGGAagtcaaaggggaaaaaacccaatatGGTAACAATCCCTTTCTCCCTGTAGTGGGGGAGTTTGATGTCTCTGGAGGTACCAAAGGCTTCCACGAAAcgcatcattttttttctatctgccTCTGTATCACATGGAACTGATCTTTGAAAAGATGGCTTGTGCAAAATCCCAGGAACTTTTACATCGCTCCAGACTGAGATACTAAAGGATGGGCAACAGAGCATCTGCTCTGTTGATAAGACAGTTCTGGCACTTGCCCATAGCATTTCTGTGCTGTCTGGGCAGTGGACCACAGGTGTGTGGGGCTGGATTTGCGCTGAATTTTCCTAGTGGTCCTACCACCTACCACCACTGGCAGTCCTAGCCTACTTCCGTGAgtttctttccagaagaaagtcaaagaaaataCGAGACGTTGTccttattttaagttttatgctaaaccagaaatgaaatattaatctgaatttctttctttaaactttCTTATTTGGTAATTAATCATGTCCCCAGTAGGTATCATTAATTAGGTTTCTCAGCCCTAAGAATTTCCAGGGAGAATTGGAAACATTATCTGCGCCTCCAAGGATTCAGTAGTTATGCTTTCTGCCTAACCAGATACTTTCTCCTTGGGAAGGAGAAGCCAAGCTCACAAGAGAAACTTCATACTGGGATGTGCAGTGATGACAAGCTGAGGTTTCTCTTAGGTTGCATCACACAACAGAGGAACTCCTCAAAGCCCTGTGGCCAGGCTGtgcctttccctcttttctggTCCGTGTCCAGGTGAAGTTCCTTGGTGACCGTGGCTGGGGTGCTGGTGACCCCACAAGCTGGGTTGAACCCAGGAGAAAGTTCaggaaaacttttcaaaatggtTAGTGTGGTACATTTTGGCTTCAGATGAACCTTTGGGCAGAAACTTCCCACAATCAGGATGAGTTTGCCCTTTCTGAAATTTTGACTTTAAAAGCTCACCCTGGGAAGcaattcacttttctttctaatgccTCCTCACCGACTCTCTAGCAATTGAATTGAACCAGATTGCACCAGATTATTTGTGATGGTGATATGAACTGCTGCTGGATGAAGCCTGAGTTTAAAACGGCAAATTAAATCTGAACCACAAGCGCTGGGGCCAGTGACTGATAACTGGAAGCGAACAGAATAACAGCAACAGCATCCGAAAGGGGTGGCCCATTTGCAGCCATAACAGAGAGGAGATAAGCGCTGATGGAGCATTTCTCATCTGTCTGATGGGGATATGTCCTAATCAGAGCCcaaaaggagaaacattttGATTAGTGGTGTAAAGGCGCTGGTCTTAGCAAATCATGTTGTTTTGAACATGTGTTCTGTAGCTAAGGCTCAGTCTGCCTTTGGGCCATTGAAGTTTTAAATTTATGTTAACTCCAGCGAAGCACAGGAATCGCATCAGGGTTAGCTTTGTCCTGGGGCAATCCCGAGCGCCAGGCAGGAGTGCAGTGATATGAGCTCCATATGCCAGCAGATGGACATTAGTATTCCAGCATCCCCTAAATTATGAAATTATCTCTCGGTTTTGCTGCtataaaaggcaaagaaatgcaGTGATGAGCCAGGCCCTTGGTATAACTTATTCCTTGAATccacttctccagctttctgctttgctcagtTGCTGGGTGTGCATTGTATCAAGGTCTGAAAGCACACCATGTGTCACTCTTTATACTAGTCTTTGCTTTAAAACACCATTATCCCTTTCACCTGAAGCAGTTGGCTGAAAGGGTGggattttgaaaaattatttgaacacTTCAGAAGCCAAATGTCCAGAAATGGCTCCTTGCCCAGGGAGCAAagctccttccctttcccaccaTCCCTGTGACACATTTCCAGAGTGAgccatttgctttctctttctcgAGCTTTTAATTGTGCTTCTCTCTAAAATAAAACCCCCTTTGATCCATCCTCGAGCCCTGTATTTACTTATTCAGTCTCTGGGGTATCCTTTGCCATGGCCTGGCTTCTGCTCAGCTACGTGGGTCTTGCACGGTACCTAAATGAAGGGTCCATCAGCTCTTCTTGCATTTGCCATCAAATGTGCCCCTTGTGGTCTCCTAACTGGTTATCCCAGCCAACACCTTTTAATTCAGCTTGAGCCAGTCATGAGGaagagtttctttcttttttttttaatgaggtaaAGACTAGAAGAGCCCAAATGAGGGTGCAAAGGCAAAAGCATCAGACCCTCTTAAGACTTCATCCTACAAAGACCTTTCTCACATACGGGCTCAAGGTTTTAAATATTCCACTGCTGTGTTCTACTGGCACCAAAACTCTCTACCTAAATATGAGTTTTGGATGTATCAAAGCTCAGAATGGAAATTGGTCCTGTATTTCCAATTGAGATATCACTGTCCTGccttctgtgtttcagagcGTGTGGCTGAGACATCAAACCTTGAGAACGTAAAGTTTACTTGGCATGTGGAGACAGCTTATGAATATGAAAGTCGAATGAATGCAGAGAAGAAGTCTAAAAAATGGGACTTCATTCACATGGTCCAGGTAAAAGTCTCTGCAAAGTAAATGTTGTCAAAGACTTGGCTGTTAAAAGTATGCATGAAGTATGTGACCTCATTATCCACTCTAGGGGGAAGAAAGGTGAGTTTATTTCCCTGTAATTTAAAGTACTTAAGGGTAAATGAActgcaaaaatgaaagatgGGTTACAGCAAAGCAACTTTGAGCACAGTAGTCCTATTAACCAGGCTGTGGGTGGCAGTcaactaaaaatacatttcaactAGTGTTTTCAAAGCTCCTTGTCCTCTCCATGaaattgcctttttatttccaaGTTTATGAAAGCCATTACAAGCCACCTTCACTGCTAAGAAAGGCAAATCTCTTCATCCCAGATGAGTGAATGAACATGAGCTTGGTCCCAGgacagccaggagcaggcaaGGCAGTGACAGCCCCCAGCGTGCAGTGTGAGCCTGCTGCCCGCTGCTGCGCTAACGTGTCTCGTggtcctgctgcttttctgtccaAAGTTGCCCccattgcatttcttttacCTAGTGGTACCAGTTATAATATCCACTTGGACAGTATTGTGTCTCCGTAAGCATCTCCGCTCTTTCCAGATGCTGTATTACGTGAAAGATGTCCCAGCGACTATCCGGTACTTCCACAGCCTCCTGGAAGCACAGGCGAAGCTCCTCATTATCCTGGTGTCAGGTGAGAGCTGCCCCACCACCATTACACCACATGGCAAGAGCCATGAGGACCTTTGGGATTCCTGTGAGTTCAACACAGGCCAGCTAGAAACCAATGCACGTTTTAATTTACAACACCCTTTATCACCGACAGAGGTGCACTGAGTAACAAATGGTGCCCGCTGATCTACGCCCACTGAACTCTGCACACCACCTATATCTGTGCAGCTCTGTGCTTCAGACTGTAAAGCCGAAGGCTCTGTGGGCCAGCAAACCCGTGCCATGGGcacaaaatgtcttttctcaCCTTTTGCCCTTCCCCATCCTATAGCCTGGCCAGTGATGGATGGCAGCAGAGAGCCCTCCAGCAGGCGAGAGGCTCCATCCCACAGCTCTCGCTTGCAAGAGCTCCTTCAGCCTCTGCTATTTTCTGTGAAAGGCTTTTCAGGCTGGGCACCTCATTATCTCACTCCCAGAGACTAATGGCATTAAGCAAACAGCTACAACAGGACTCGGCTGTGCCATACAGCAGGTGTTAGAGCACATAtggttcattttcttctcaaacTGCCCATTTCCTTAATATCATCGTTTTGGGTGGAAAAGAGCGTTCTTAGTCTGTTCTTAGGCTCTGTGGCCAAACCAGTGGGAAAATGTGGGAGCGGAGTAAACAACAGCCTTTTAACACTGTGGGCAAGATATGCTAGAGGTAGTGCCATGGTGAGGTCTAGTTTGACTCTAGAAAGCCTTTACCTTGCCACATAAGCCACGGAAATTTTAGTTGTGCAAACAGTTGCATCTCATAGTTTTGTCAAGGATGTTGTTACTTGTTCAGAGGTTTAAGCTTAATTTTTTATTGGATTTGGATATGTCTGCGAACTGTAATGTGTTTGATGAAGTTCCTTTTTTGTGTTCATGAAGCGTCCACCGTGAAGTGACACTTCTCTGACCTGAATTTATTCAAACTATTTTTCTCCAAAGAGTTTTTGGTTTAAAGTGTTTTCAAGCAGTTCACTGcaagaaatctgtattttaaatgatcTGATTGTAGATGATTTAGAAGAACTGTTCCTGTTCTTTGGCTGAACCAGAATAGATCATAATACCAGACTATTGCTGATTACCTGCGTATAGTTAATTGAAACACTTTTCCAGTTGCTCAGCCTGTCCCTTTGGATATTCGTGAAATATGAATACAGGGAGGAACATGTGTctattcaaaataaatgtgattaaaaACTTGAATTCATCAAAAGTATTTGAAATCCTCTCTGGGCCAGGTGAGGCTGTGTTTTCTGAGGGAGCAAAAAGGAGCAGAAATTGTTGGGGCCAGCAAGAAAATAGGAGAGAGGAGCAGGGCTCagaacagcagagaggaaaagatgaggaaaaccTTGGGGGAAAGAAGAGTATCaagagaggggaaggggaattGCTCTGAAAATGAGCACTGAAGCAAAAAGAGGTACTGAAATATAAGCAGAACAAAGGTAATTTCAAAAAACAAAGGTAATGTCATCTCCAACACAAACACATTAGGATGTGTTAATTAAAAACCAGTCTGGGAGTAGGATTGGTGGGAGAGGGCTTGGTCAGCTGGCGAAGGCTGCAgtccctcctgccccggccccgccgggagAGCAGGCAAGTTGCAAGAGCTATGCGgtgttatttttaacatatttaaaaaatctgtttacatcgccttgaaaacaaaagtagTGCCATATGCTGAGCCTATTGAGAGCTATTATAATAATGCTGCGTTCAGGTAGTGTATAATTGCTCGGCTCAGAGATGGCACTGAGTCACACAACACTGACACCAGCAAATTTTCTGCAATTAGTGCTCTGCATTCAATTTCCACCAggtgaaagaaaatattgtagCCCCTCTTCTAAACTCCAAACTGTTTATTTGACTATAAATAACTGTTTGCAGATAAAGCATTTGCAAAACCGACGAGCAACTGGTTTTAGTAGTTATGGAGATTTATAGTCATAACTCTCAAGAGCTGCTCATTAGGCTCAGAGTTATTTTCATCCCATCCAGTCATTCTGGGTGACCCTTTTAAAGTGATTTATAGCAGAAATGCTGAATCAGAGATCCAGgctgagagaaaataaagatgtgAAGACATACTGGGGGGAGGGTTCACCTTACCCAGCTGGTTTTCTTTGTAAAGGGTCCCTTGAGAAGAGGTGCATGAGCAAGTGTGGGCTTGGCACGGGCTCAGTTCTGGCGGTGATTGCGGTGCTACAGgagccttttccttcctcatgcTTCACCTTTGCACACCCACACAGTATGCAGCCAAAACGTCCTTCTGGCACGGCTGCGGCAGTCTGCTtggggtgaggggcagcccTCTCGGTGTCCATGCCCAACAGCATGTGATGGGAGCCAAGGCTAAAGGCTGGGAGGATGGTGCAGCTTCATCCTGAGCTCTGTCCATCTCGCCCTTTTCTCCATCACACATCCAGCTGCATAGACAATGTGATGAGAGTTTTGTACCCTACGTATTTCACGTAGCAGAGAGATTGTTTACTGGTACTAAGTAATTCAATGAAGCTCGTGTGTAGCTCAACCACAGGGTAACTACGTGAAGGAATAGTAGAGGACTTGGTCTTCCCAACAGGCAGCTGAAATCTAGGGAATAGTTTAAATCAAGAAGATGGCACCGAATAGCTAGTGCTCAGCATGTGGACACAGGAAAGATGTCCCTGTGAGATACTGCCTATGTGCACGAGGCAGAGGGGTGCAGCGTGTTGGGAGTGGAAGAAGGGAGGATTGGGTGCACTGAGCTGCTCTGGCCTCAGCTGGGGGCTTGGTGGGAGGTGCTGGAGCTCCAGGGTAGGTATGTccatctcctcctgcagccccaatCCCAAGGCACAGAAGCAGGGAGGCAGATGTCTCCACCACATGTCCCAGCTCTGGAGAGATCCCACTCACAATGAGGACAACTACTGAAAAAACGGATGATcaaaaatttcttcaaagaGTGTTTTTCCTTATTCCTGAGCATTTTTCTTGTGGTTTATCTCTCAGAAACCAGTGGCTGGGAAAATCTGTGGAAGAAGTATGGGTCTTCCTTGCCTTTAGATGATCTCTGCTCTTACGTTTCTTCTGCTGACATCAAAAGGATACTGGATTCAGCTGGGCTGAAGTACCAGGTCCATGAGCTCCCATCCTCCATGGACATAACGAGCTGCTTTGTTGAAGGGAACAAGGATGGGGAGCTGTTGCTGGATTTCCTGACGGAAACTTGTGAGTTTTCAAAAACTGCTCCTCCTGAACTAAAGCGTCAAGTAATGGAGGAGTTAAGAAAGCCTGAATGCAGCGAAGAAAGAGATGGGAAGGTGCTTTTTAATAACAACCTGAGTGTCATAGTGATTGAGCCATGAGTTAACCTCTCCTTGCCTCTTGATCCAAAGCAAATAGCCAGATACGAACTgttaaaagctgaaatacattttccaatATTTTGTACGTGGCTCAGTTAACTTCAGTACTGACATATAATTTTTGGAACCTGTTAAGAAATCAATGTTAATGTCTTTTGTTACAAGTAAACTTTAATATCCAATTAATTCTGCACTAATTATGAATGTGTAACTCACTAAGcagttaattttgctttatcATATGGATGTTGTATAACAGATGTAACTTGCACCAGCCGCTCAGGCCCTGCAGAAACCTGACCGTTTCCTAAGAAATAATCATGAACTGTACATGGTTTCAgtgtcttcatttaaaaactttctatggaccaaataaaaaaaattacaacttcTCAGTGCAGCTGGCAAGAGTAGAGGCTCAGAATGACTGACTGGGTGGGATTTCTTGAGCTTGTGACTTCAAGATCTCACACCTCCAGTTACTGTGAAAGTGGCCTCACACCTTCAGCACGTGCGATGGTTGcttgctcctgcctctgcagccagctccatCTAATGGAACTGATTcccttttcctgtatttttactttgtttttatgAGGTTGCATCTGCAGAGTGATTTCTGTACCAGGTCCACGCTGGCACTGCAAGAGGGAAGCAGCTGAGAATGGTTGAGGTGCAGCAGTGGTAATGACCATCCCGGAGAGGTAGATTTCACCAGCGAGCCCTGACCCAAAGCCTTTGCTCGGAACCAGCTACTGCTGTCGCTTTGGCCTTTTTGCTATTTTCATTTAGCCACACaaacctgctggccacagcctTTCTCTAGCCTGGCAGCAAGGGCCATGCATAGCTTGTGAGCTGTGTAACAATGAAGAAGCGAAAAGAAATTCTGATGCCAAACTCACAGGTTTCAGTgggatttgtttcattttcaataGAGTCATGTCAGGTAAAACTGTTCAATATATAGTATACGATGTTCAGCAGGAAGATTCTTTACCTCCTCGGTCCCTTCTCCATGCGGAGTTGTCTCTGCTCTTGTAGTTGATGCATTTGTTTTGCGAAATGATTTTACAGCTTTAAGAAGTGTTGCGCTCTCTGCAAGGCACAATGCATAGTGGGATACAATAGGGTTGCTTGAATGAATTTAATAGTCTGAATGCTCAGTTTATCCCATGAGACAGGTGAGGTTTATGCCATTGAAATAATCTGACTCAGTGTTGAAAGGGCTTACTTTAGGTAATACTTCAGCTGTGAgcaattgtattttatttttgcatatatatttctgatacaatatatattattaataattttaagtgATTTACAAGAAACTATATGGGGTGTTAATAGCTGGTTTATGTTCATTTTAGGGTGAATTATTTGAAACACAGACTTGTCTTGGTGATCAAATATTGATTCCAGTGTATTTTAGAATGTTTCTATGGTATTTCTCAGTGTTGAATGGGACAAAATCTATTGCTGCTTTTACACAGTGCTATGTACAGATTCCTGCATTAGAAGACCCCAGTGTATCTGTAAGCAGCTACAGTGAcaagcaggaaagaaagaaaaactctcATTAGGACAGATTGCTCCATGCATTTCTAATGGGAAACAAATTAAAGttacaattatttttgcagCTCTTTTGTGCTGTCAGTGGCCTCTTATAAATGGTGCTTGCGAAGGGGTTGACCGCTGAATATTGCCACATCAACCCTGTCAGGGATGACGTACCTTTGGGAGCCACAGAAATGCTAGaacaaaaaataccccaaaacccaacaacaaaacccagcaacaaGATGCACGTGCAGGTCCTGTTCCTTTTGGGTTTagcaaaggtaaaaaaaaaaaaaaaaaaaagaaaaaagaaaaagaaaaaagctttttagaGTTTTTAGGCAAGGTTTGTTCTGAAACTGTGCAAGACAGCAGGAAAGACAAGGAACAGCAGAGATGGTCTGGAGAGAAGAATAGGAAGAAATGaccatacacacacaaacaggaCATTCACGGTGGATGCATGTATGAGCCCCTTCCCCTCTTTAATTGGaaagggagaggctggggagagggagtgCCTGCTGGGTGCGTGGCATTGCACGGGGTCTCATTTAAAAGCTAAATTCACTGAGGGAAAAGGCACTTTTACCCCAGGCTGGAGAAGAAAACTCCTTATCTAAAAGCAGACACGCCAGAGCAGTCCTCTGCCACTAGTTTTGCTTCTGAGgagaatttcattaaaaaactggggggaaaaaaagatacagcaaGCTCCATTCTGTAtatgcagctgcttctgttaaGGGACTGGGGGAAAACTGAATCAGAAGAGCACCCTTAAgggataaattatttttaattttaaatttgtaacACACACATTTCCAAGAAGTACTGTAACTATTATTTAGTAGGAAATGAGTGTGGGGAAGCACAATTTTATGCTCATTTGACCATAAAAACTGAAGGAATTTTTGTAAATCTCTCAAACAGCCTCCTAATAGACTGCAGAACCACATTTTCATGCAAGAATTGCCCTTAATTGTACAGCACGATACTGCTATTCCAGAGCATGTTTGGGCAGTCCAGCCTTTCCATGGGCTGGCATTTATGCAGCAATTTTGAGCTTACCTGTGTGCTTTCTGCACCAAATGAATTGTTTTCCTCTCAGAGAGCCTGCCTTATCTCAACCAGCAGAAATTTCTTCTGAGAGCACACCTTCAGACCAGCCCTGGTCTTTGCAAACCCCCAGGTGGATGTGTGAGCCAGCGGGGTGGCCCTTCCTCGCTTGCACCCCTAGAAAGTGAATGTATAGGCTTTGTGCCAAGAGCAACGGTCTTATACCAGCACAACACTGACTGAAACAAGCCAGGCATCAGGCTACCTGTCTTAAAAATATACTAGAAAGGGTCCTGCAAGTTCTTCATGCATGCATGCCCCTTTCTGGCCAAATATATGTATCAGAGATGATGTgtaaacattttgcagaaatgtgACTCTGGGTGAATGCAGTCCTTGACGTTGCATCTATACGTCCATCAGAGATGTCTCAGAACagtgttcatttttaaattgggagacatctttttttctcttttcatttcacGGCCACATAAACCTGGAATATACTGATTATATTACAGGGACAGGAGAAAaaagctggagggagggagggaggaggcagcaggcagacaCCCGGGTCTGTGTCCCCCTGATAAGTAAGCGGGAGCTCGTGGCTTTGACACTGCGTCAGGTGATTCTGTCCCAAAGTAATTCCCACTGGGGTTTgctgtgcagggaagggaaTAGCCCCATGTCCGTGGATGAGGCATGGTTGGAGCGATGCCACACGGGAAGGCttgtggaaagcaaaagcagggggagaaaaaagcgGACGTCCTCCAAAGGAGCCCAGTCTCCACGTCTGTATCGCCTCTGCATCAAACCCATCTGCCTGAGCAGCTTCAGGGCTGTTAC from Falco biarmicus isolate bFalBia1 chromosome 8, bFalBia1.pri, whole genome shotgun sequence includes:
- the HNMT gene encoding histamine N-methyltransferase isoform X4 → MASPMRSLCTDPARYLQSFRLFLTNSTEHQCMHGFIQRQLPAVIASIGNGKSTINILSVGGGAGEIDLLVLSKVQARYPGVPINNDVIEPSADQICKYKERVAETSNLENVKFTWHVETAYEYESRMNAEKKSKKWDFIHMVQMLYYVKDVPATIRYFHSLLEAQAKLLIILVSETSGWENLWKKYGSSLPLDDLCSYVSSADIKRILDSAGLKYQVHELPSSMDITSCFVEGNKDGELLLDFLTETCEFSKTAPPELKRQVMEELRKPECSEERDGKVLFNNNLSVIVIEP
- the HNMT gene encoding histamine N-methyltransferase isoform X1; its protein translation is MWLMGCKPEACHNLDVGMSSKGLKEKLQGATFPSSTLLPPSMASPMRSLCTDPARYLQSFRLFLTNSTEHQCMHGFIQRQLPAVIASIGNGKSTINILSVGGGAGEIDLLVLSKVQARYPGVPINNDVIEPSADQICKYKERVAETSNLENVKFTWHVETAYEYESRMNAEKKSKKWDFIHMVQMLYYVKDVPATIRYFHSLLEAQAKLLIILVSETSGWENLWKKYGSSLPLDDLCSYVSSADIKRILDSAGLKYQVHELPSSMDITSCFVEGNKDGELLLDFLTETCEFSKTAPPELKRQVMEELRKPECSEERDGKVLFNNNLSVIVIEP
- the HNMT gene encoding histamine N-methyltransferase isoform X2, whose amino-acid sequence is MKAVPRNHPSRRSLKEKLQGATFPSSTLLPPSMASPMRSLCTDPARYLQSFRLFLTNSTEHQCMHGFIQRQLPAVIASIGNGKSTINILSVGGGAGEIDLLVLSKVQARYPGVPINNDVIEPSADQICKYKERVAETSNLENVKFTWHVETAYEYESRMNAEKKSKKWDFIHMVQMLYYVKDVPATIRYFHSLLEAQAKLLIILVSETSGWENLWKKYGSSLPLDDLCSYVSSADIKRILDSAGLKYQVHELPSSMDITSCFVEGNKDGELLLDFLTETCEFSKTAPPELKRQVMEELRKPECSEERDGKVLFNNNLSVIVIEP
- the HNMT gene encoding histamine N-methyltransferase isoform X3 codes for the protein MRQLLGLKEKLQGATFPSSTLLPPSMASPMRSLCTDPARYLQSFRLFLTNSTEHQCMHGFIQRQLPAVIASIGNGKSTINILSVGGGAGEIDLLVLSKVQARYPGVPINNDVIEPSADQICKYKERVAETSNLENVKFTWHVETAYEYESRMNAEKKSKKWDFIHMVQMLYYVKDVPATIRYFHSLLEAQAKLLIILVSETSGWENLWKKYGSSLPLDDLCSYVSSADIKRILDSAGLKYQVHELPSSMDITSCFVEGNKDGELLLDFLTETCEFSKTAPPELKRQVMEELRKPECSEERDGKVLFNNNLSVIVIEP